A part of Rhopalosiphum maidis isolate BTI-1 chromosome 3, ASM367621v3, whole genome shotgun sequence genomic DNA contains:
- the LOC113559304 gene encoding uncharacterized protein LOC113559304 has product MIPTDVPFEFKRLQFPVCLAFAMTINKSQGQSLSVCGINLENPCFSHGQLYVACSRVGKPSDLFIYAAGNQTKNIVYHKALQ; this is encoded by the coding sequence ATGATTCCGACTGATGTGCCATTTGAGTTTAAACGACTACAGTTTCCAGTGTGTCTTGCTTTTGCTATGACTATAAACAAGTCCCAGGGGCAATCATTAAGTGTTTGTGGTATTAATCTAGAAAACCCATGTTTCTCACATGGTCAATTGTATGTTGCCTGTTCCCGTGTTGGAAAACCATCAGATTTGTTTATCTATGCGGCAggtaatcaaacaaaaaacatcGTATACCACAAAGCactacaatga
- the LOC113557648 gene encoding uncharacterized protein LOC113557648 produces MPSDNHKIVIRADKTPAGQHTRRFNAPTIDEVAIVVVGENLESRDIVLHRRNDQLQREDGYDFSIKMINPITGSETNKKVSSMNYYSYRLMIRENEDNHILKCRRLYHKYVVEMYVKFETERLTFIRLNQTKLRSEEYIHLRDAINTDGNAQNVGRMTILPSTYIGSPRHMHEYAQNAMSYVRHYGTADLFITFTCNPQWIEIKQELFSGQSPIDRHDITARVFRQKLKSLMDFIVKHNVFGETRCWMYSVEWQKRGLLHAHILIWLVEKIRPNEVDAVISAEIPNVQVDPGLHEVVIKNMIHGPCGTLNQNSPCMMDGKCSKRYPRTLISETITGNDGYPLYRRRSKADNGKSTIVKLNQQDIKIDNRWIVPYSPILSKTFKAHINVESCHSVKSIKYICKYVTKGSDMAVIGIGAENSNDEVTQYQMGRYVSSNEAVWRIFSFPIHERHPSVVHLAVHLENGQRVYFTAQNAVQRAAQPPSTTLTSFFETCQNDDFGQTLLYSEMPKYYTWNQSSRRFIRRKQGKPVPGYTDVYSTDAIYSVHPSNDECFYLRLLLVNVRGPTSFQQLRTVDGELCGSYREACQRLQLLENDAHWDQTLNDAVISSHAHQIRTLFSIIISTCFPSNPIDLWIKYKDYMCDDILYQIRNRMGNPNIQISEEIYNEALISIEDMCLIMSNKLLIQLGLTAPNRPMHDAFNQELHLERLYDLNALKELI; encoded by the exons ATGCCATCCGATAATCACAAAATTGTAATCAGAGCTGATAAAACACCTGCAGGTCAACATACAAGACGTTTTAATGCACCAACTATTGATGAAGTTGCTATCGTTGTAGTTGGAGAAAACTTGGAATCCCGTGATATTGTTTTACATCGTCGGAATGATCAATTACAAC GTGAAGATGGCTACGATTtctcaataaaaatgataaatcccATTACag GTTCTGAAACCAACAAAAAAGTCAGTTCAATGAACTATTATTCATACCGCCTAATGATTCGGGAAAATGAAGATAATCACATATTGAAATGTCGGCGATTATATCACAAATATGTTGTTGAgatgtatgttaaatttgaaacgGAGAGATTAACATTCATCAGGTTGAATCAAACCAAACTCCGATCTGAAGAGTATATTCACCTTCGAGATGCGATTAATACTGATGGAAATGCACAGAATGTCGGTCGGATGACTATTCTTCCTTCAACATACATCGGAAGCCCTCGGCATATGCACGAATATGCTCAAAATGCCATGTCGTATGTTCGTCATTATGGTACAGCAGATTTGTTCATCACATTTACATGCAATCCGCAATGGATAGAAATCAAGCAGGAGTTATTCTCTGGGCAATCACCAATTGATCGTCATGATATTACAGCCAGAGTCTTTAGACAAAAGTTGAAATCTTTAATGGATTTCATCGTAAAACATAATGTGTTTGGTGAGACACGCTGCTGGATGTATTCTGTGGAGTGGCAGAAACGAGGATTGCTACATGCACACATTTTGATTTGGTTGGTTGAAAAGATAAGGCCAAATGAAGTTGATGCAGTGATATCAGCTGAAATCCCTAATGTACAAGTAGATCCTGGATTGCATGAGGTAGTTATCAAAAACATGATACATGGTCCCTGTGGAACTCTTAATCAAAATTCACCGTGTATGATGGATGGTAAATGTTCAAAACGATATCCACGGACATTAATATCGGAAACAATTACTGGTAATGACGGTTATCCATTGTATCGTCGCAGATCGAAAGCAGACAATGGAAAATCAACAATTGTCAAATTAAATCaacaagatattaaaatagataatcgTTGGATTGTTCCATATTCACCCATTTTATCAAAGACATTCAAAGCACACATCAACGTTGAATCTTGCCATTCAGTgaaatctattaaatacatttgcaaATATGTAACTAAAGGGAGTGATATGGCTGTGATTGGAATTGGTGCAGAGAATTCCAATGATGAAGTTACCCAATACCAAATGGGCCGCTATGTCAGTAGTAATGAAGCAGTTTGGCGAATATTTTCTTTTCCTATTCATGAGAGACACCCTTCTGTTGTTCACTTAGCTGTGCATTTAGAAAATGGACAAAGAGTGTATTTTACAGCACAGAACGCAGTACAAAGAGCTGCTCAGCCACCATCTACTACATTAACCAGTTTTTTTGAGACATGCCAAAACGATGATTTCGGACAAACATTGCTATATTCTGAAAtgccaaaatattatacctggaATCAATCCTCAAGGAGATTTATACGACGGAAACAAGGAAAACCAGTTCCAGGATATACAGATGTATATTCCACCGATGCGATTTATTCAGTACATCCAAGCAATgatgaatgtttttatttacgacTGCTATTAGTCAATGTACGTGGCCCAACATCATTCCAACAGTTACGAACTGTTGATGGTGAATTGTGTGGATCCTACAGAGAAGCCTGTCAACGTTTGCAATTGCTTGAAAATGACGCTCATTGGGATCAAACTCTCAATGATGCTGTAATATCATCACACGCTCATCAAATACGAACATTGTTTTCTATAATCATATCTACATGCTTTCCATCAAACCCAATTGATTTGTGGATCAAGTACAAAGATTATATGTGTGATGatattttgtatcaaataCGGAATAGAATGGGAAATCCAAATATACAAATCAGTGAAGAAATTTACAATGAAGCATTGATTTCAATTGAGGACATGTGCTTGATAATGTCAAACAaactattaattcaattaggCCTGACCGCGCCCAATCGTCCAATGCATGACGCTTTTAACCAAGAGTTGCATCTAGAAAGACTGTATGATCTCAACGCTTTgaaagaattaatttaa